CATCTGAAGTTGTCGCATATATATCGCCACCAAATTCCAGCCTCAGTTTTGCAATATTCTTATTTAAAGGCTGCTTTTTATGAACAATTGCTCCTGGATAAGTTGCTTCTGCTACGAAATAAATTCGTACTGGTTCCTCTTTATTTTTTGTTTTTATATCTACCTTAGTTTTAGTTGTTGCTCTTGACTCTGTTTTTGCTGAACTACTTGCTATATTTCGCGATGGAACGGAAGAAGAGCTTATTGTATCTACAACTGCATCTACAAATGAACCTACTAACGGATAAATTAATTTTGGAGTAGCTACTACTGCAGGCACTAATAATAAAGACACAATGAGAAATACTACCTCTTCAAATAAGTCCATTATGCTTGGTATTCGCCTATTACCACTAGGATCGCTAAAATTAACAGGATTATTCATACTATAAGCAAATAAATTATGAGATAATAATCCTCCAATCTGACCTATAAATCCATCAGCATTAATAAACCTGCACCACTCCGGGTTATAATACCTTGACTGCAAATAATATAACCCGGTCTCGGTATCATACCTATATCCTCTATACCTATATGGGTTCTTATATCCAACATGGGTTACATCATTTGTCACATCTGTAGCGGTATAATGAAGTTGTAACACCTCGGTCTAATAGATATAATAAATTTATTAGAGAAAGAGGGATAACGATGAATAGGTATTATGAAGAAGAATTCAAAAACAAAATTGTTCGTCTTCATCTTGAAGAAGGACGTACTTTAAAAAGCTTATCTGAGGAATATGGAGTTTCTAAATCAGGTATTTCAATATGGATAAAAGCTTATCGTGAAGAATGCTCAACAAACCATGAATTAAAATAAT
This portion of the Oxobacter pfennigii genome encodes:
- a CDS encoding RHS repeat-associated core domain-containing protein; its protein translation is MTNDVTHVGYKNPYRYRGYRYDTETGLYYLQSRYYNPEWCRFINADGFIGQIGGLLSHNLFAYSMNNPVNFSDPSGNRRIPSIMDLFEEVVFLIVSLLLVPAVVATPKLIYPLVGSFVDAVVDTISSSSVPSRNIASSSAKTESRATTKTKVDIKTKNKEEPVRIYFVAEATYPGAIVHKKQPLNKNIAKLRLEFGGDIYATTSDDAIYLCNMLGGAIGPTNDGNPKNAMHYHPLIYLDRAHVFFGTDPNLKFID